One genomic window of Candidatus Binatia bacterium includes the following:
- the greB gene encoding transcription elongation factor GreB: protein MSKAFTKESDSDEDDPDRETASIAGFQNYITPAGYKRLNDELSRLWDGERPKLVETIAWAASNGDRSENGDYIYGKRRLREIDRRIRFLSKRIDSARVVDNTGRSHERVFFGATVTVAGDDGGERTISIVGIDELDPANGRVSWISPVARALMNQSVGDVVTLRTPKGAEQLEILEIRYDVLP from the coding sequence ATGAGCAAAGCATTCACCAAGGAATCCGACTCGGACGAGGACGATCCCGACCGGGAAACCGCGTCGATCGCGGGATTCCAGAACTACATCACCCCGGCCGGCTACAAGCGCCTCAACGACGAGCTGTCGCGACTCTGGGACGGTGAAAGGCCAAAGCTCGTCGAGACGATCGCGTGGGCCGCCAGCAACGGCGACCGCTCCGAAAACGGCGACTACATCTACGGCAAGCGTCGCCTTCGCGAGATCGACCGGCGCATCCGCTTCCTGTCCAAGCGCATCGACAGCGCACGCGTGGTGGACAACACGGGACGCAGCCACGAGCGCGTATTCTTCGGCGCGACCGTCACGGTCGCCGGCGACGACGGCGGCGAGCGTACGATCAGCATCGTCGGCATCGATGAGCTCGATCCCGCCAACGGCCGCGTCTCGTGGATCTCGCCGGTTGCAAGGGCGCTGATGAACCAGTCGGTCGGCGACGTCGTGACGCTGCGCACGCCGAAGGGCGCCGAGCAGCTCGAGATCCTCGAGATCCGCTATGATGTGCTGCCTTAG
- a CDS encoding hemerythrin domain-containing protein, producing the protein MPMPLSTRRRFLLLAGSTGAVVVAAALPAQARNDKVSPAEDLMREHGVLKRILLIYDEVARRIDAKQEFPARAVVESADLVRRFVEDYHEKLEENFLFPAFEKAGILTDLVAELRRQHEAGRRVTDDVRTLAKGSAADRPTLARSLRQFVRMYAPHEAREDTVLFPAMHRVFSSRQYDALGERFEDQEEKLFGRGGFESIVGHVGDIEEALGIYDLAEFTPKV; encoded by the coding sequence ATGCCGATGCCTCTCTCGACGCGACGCCGATTCCTCCTCCTGGCCGGCTCGACCGGTGCTGTCGTGGTGGCCGCCGCGCTGCCGGCGCAAGCGCGCAACGACAAGGTCTCTCCCGCCGAAGACCTGATGCGCGAGCACGGAGTGCTCAAACGCATCCTGCTGATCTACGATGAAGTCGCGCGGCGCATCGACGCGAAACAGGAATTCCCTGCTCGAGCAGTCGTCGAGTCGGCCGACCTGGTGCGGCGCTTCGTCGAGGACTATCACGAGAAGCTCGAAGAGAACTTCCTGTTCCCGGCCTTTGAAAAGGCCGGGATACTCACCGATCTCGTCGCCGAGCTGCGCAGGCAGCACGAAGCGGGCAGGCGCGTCACCGATGACGTCCGCACGCTGGCAAAAGGCTCCGCCGCGGACCGACCGACGCTGGCGCGCTCGCTGCGCCAGTTCGTGCGCATGTACGCACCTCACGAAGCGCGCGAGGATACGGTGCTGTTCCCGGCGATGCACCGCGTGTTCTCGTCCCGGCAGTACGACGCGCTCGGCGAGCGCTTCGAGGACCAGGAAGAAAAGCTGTTCGGTCGCGGCGGCTTCGAGTCCATCGTCGGACACGTGGGCGACATCGAGGAGGCGCTGGGGATTTACGACCTCGCGGAGTTCACGCCGAAAGTCTGA
- a CDS encoding enoyl-CoA hydratase-related protein, with amino-acid sequence MGYELIRVERDGAVMVLTLNRPDKLNAWTPAMAVEQAAAIEAANADPSVGAIVMTGAGRGFCAGADMEATFKSRLDGVDPGSDTASGSGGMPAGLDWVALMRRSKPILAAVNGAAVGIGMTMILPCDIIVASEKAKFGMLFIKVGLVPELASTHLLTSRVGFGAASEMCLAGRLYSGAEAFAIRLADHLASPEELMPKTLALAAMIAQNPDPQLRMTKELLSRNAAESDLAAAQKLESQMLRECWKSAEHREAVTAFLEKRPARFR; translated from the coding sequence ATGGGCTATGAGCTGATTCGCGTCGAGAGGGACGGAGCCGTCATGGTCCTGACGCTCAACCGTCCGGACAAGCTGAACGCGTGGACGCCCGCGATGGCGGTCGAGCAGGCGGCCGCAATCGAGGCGGCCAACGCCGATCCTTCCGTCGGTGCCATCGTCATGACGGGCGCCGGCCGCGGCTTCTGCGCGGGCGCGGACATGGAAGCGACGTTCAAGTCGCGCCTCGACGGCGTCGATCCCGGCAGCGATACCGCGTCCGGATCGGGTGGAATGCCGGCCGGACTGGACTGGGTCGCGCTGATGCGCCGGTCCAAGCCGATCCTCGCCGCCGTCAACGGTGCCGCAGTCGGTATCGGCATGACGATGATCCTTCCGTGCGACATCATCGTCGCATCCGAGAAGGCGAAGTTCGGCATGCTGTTCATCAAGGTGGGGCTGGTGCCGGAACTCGCAAGCACGCATCTGCTCACCAGCCGCGTCGGTTTCGGCGCTGCCAGCGAGATGTGCCTGGCGGGAAGGCTCTACTCGGGGGCCGAAGCGTTCGCGATACGCCTGGCCGACCACCTGGCCTCACCCGAAGAGCTGATGCCGAAAACGCTCGCGCTCGCGGCGATGATCGCGCAAAACCCCGATCCCCAGCTGCGCATGACGAAGGAGCTGCTGTCGCGCAACGCAGCCGAGAGCGATCTTGCAGCGGCGCAGAAGCTCGAATCGCAGATGCTGCGCGAGTGCTGGAAATCTGCCGAACATCGCGAAGCGGTCACGGCGTTCCTCGAGAAGCGGCCGGCGCGATTTCGCTGA
- the arsC gene encoding arsenate reductase (glutaredoxin) (This arsenate reductase requires both glutathione and glutaredoxin to convert arsenate to arsenite, after which the efflux transporter formed by ArsA and ArsB can extrude the arsenite from the cell, providing resistance.): MSDVTIYHNPACGTSRSTLALIREHGIEPTVIEYLKHPPGKQKLREIVAATGNGVRALLREKGTPYAELGLADTKWSDEELLDFMVQHPVLMNRPIVVTSGGARLCRPAELVLEILP, encoded by the coding sequence ATGAGCGACGTCACGATCTACCACAATCCGGCCTGCGGCACTTCGCGCAGCACCCTGGCGCTGATCCGCGAGCATGGCATCGAGCCCACTGTCATCGAGTACCTGAAGCACCCTCCGGGCAAGCAGAAGCTTCGCGAGATCGTCGCCGCGACGGGAAACGGGGTCCGCGCGCTGCTGCGTGAGAAGGGGACGCCGTACGCGGAGCTTGGCCTGGCCGACACGAAATGGAGCGACGAAGAGCTGCTCGATTTCATGGTCCAGCACCCTGTCCTGATGAATCGCCCCATCGTCGTCACCTCTGGCGGTGCGCGCCTTTGCCGTCCCGCCGAGCTCGTGCTGGAGATCCTGCCGTAG